In the Lates calcarifer isolate ASB-BC8 linkage group LG16_LG22, TLL_Latcal_v3, whole genome shotgun sequence genome, AAGAGGTGGTGTGACATCACAAATTAGGCCGTGGCTAACGTGTGAAACTGAGATTTTCATTGGCtaaaagcagcaaaatgaaGCCTTTTTTAAACCTGGTTTTGTATCATATTAGACATTTACTTACATGCATGAAGAAGAGTTGATACTGGTTTATACATTATTACAAACAACACGTGTTACTTTGTTGGGATTTTATGAGACTGTAGCCTGATCATCTGTTACTTTCTggatagatttttatttttggaatgTTTTCAGGTGTATGCACAGACATGTTGATACTTGTAAAGACCTGACCAGCATTTCTACCTGATGAATGTGtgataaacagagagaagagagatagagacactggacaaataaaagttctgtttttgtgtttaaaattttTATGCAAATAAGTCGAGCACTAAAGCTTTTATTCTGCTGGACTGATGCTTCTTGTCGatgcaaataaatgttttgttcagttgGTGAGGCTGCTCATTGTTGCTACTCTTTCATTTAGATCAGTTTGGCATACGTTGttaacaaaacaatctcacctgATTTTATCTGCTGGAGCTCTTCCTCATATAACGTGGTCTTCAACAGCCATTCTCTAATCTTCATCTGCTGATAACGATAATGTGATAAGATCAAAAGAATGAGAAAAGCTGCTATTTTCAGTAagtatttaaaggtgctatatgtgagtttttgctattgctgcaTATTAGCATAATTAGTTTAAACACTGCAAGTTCAGCAACAGTTTAAGCAAAAAAGGCAACTCTGATCAACACtcttgcttctatttctatGACGTTTCTTCTACTGACATTAGCATATTAACCTGCTAACCCTGGCCCGTCCTGTCTCATGATACCACTTTGGAATAGTtctaaacagctgttaatgctaccGTTTGCTATGCAGTGACAGCAAAAACTTCCATATTGcacctttaaaatattttacatggCCAAAAAATGTGGACACCCTAGCCAAACCACTTTAGTGTGTTTTGGGTTTGTGTCCATTTTCCCTGGTTAGCTCCAATGAAGGGGAATCTTAATGCTTCAGttacattttacagacttgTGTTCCTCCAGCAGTTTGGTGTGAATGTAACTGATGGTTCTGATTCCTCCGAACTTGGATGACCACTATCACTGATTTTATTGTTCACCTTCCAATTTTGACACACTTCCATGGGTCACGATGCCATCGACCACTGCCTGCCAGACTAAAACTATTGGTGACCATGCTATGGCTATCTGCTTTATTTGATTAATTAGCATGAGAAGACttaagaaatgcaaaaaaatcatGTTGTGAGTCACTCATTAATTTACTCTTATTTTCATGTTAAGCTAATGCCAGTGACACTCATCATATCCTGCAGATGTGATGAGTGCAGTTAAAGCTTTCCAAGAGAGGGGGATGCATTAGTCTGTCTGAATCACTGGTTGGCTTCTaatgtgaaacagctgcagcatgACCAGGAAGATCATAAAATAGGATGGCAGCTTCTGTTGAAATTATGGTTCAAATATAAAGCAATTACATAAAATAAAGGCCAAATTGCGTGGTGAAAAGCCTGCTGTCCATagagaagaaagacacaacaaatcATACAAATGTGGATAACTGAGCACACAACAGAAAACGGACTCAAGTGGTCAATTTGTGTGACTCACAGGGATACACAACCTACATTTACTCACGACGCTCTTCTCTGTATAAACCTGCAGAGGAGTTAACACGCATCTTTGCAGAAATGTACTTGCTGCATTAACATTTTGAGTCTAATTGagttgtaaaaatgtcacattcacatgatttttttttttttttccaatttaaCTTCAGCCTCAGGTCatgacagtttttaacacaCACTGGCATCTCAGTCATACACAGCATTGCTTGGAAATGCAAAAGTTTTATTGCAAGTACGAAAAAGGTTTAGGTCTGCAACTTGATTCAAAACCCGTCGAAGAGATCGAGTTGCTTTGctgaactctttttttttttttgtaatttcaaCAACAGCTCATCACACTTGGAAGTGAATGAAGCAGACGTGCTTAggcaaaataaacagcacattttatatgaacacacagaaaatcttcATTACAGGCAAAATACTTTGATACATTTACTGTTCATTTAACACCAACTAGGAGAATCTGATTCTAGACTCAGGCCTGATTTAAAGAGCTAATTATAAGAGCTGTATCGTCTACATTCCCACAGTGACTCAACTACAGCACATTAGTCTCATTCACTGTTCtcaaatggatttttttttccccctcatttcTGAGATAAGATTCATCCAAAATGCatcatttgacatttcagaCAGTCTCATTCTCCAACACTTTATGAGCAGAGGTCTTTATATGACTATAAGTGCTTTACTTGTTTCAGAATAAGCATCATTTTTCAATagtgcatactgtatataatttttttgaatgaaatcTCCAACATGAACTGTGATGTTACTTTACAGCTGAGTGCTGATTTTAAGTAGCAGAGTATTTGTTCAGCAGTTTCTTTCGCCTCAGTCATGAGCTGCTGAGCTGCAAATAATCACAATTTTCACTCTATAAACTTTATCATAAACCCAACCCTCAGATTCACCCTGCATTTCTGATTACATCCAACctcaaactgacaaaaacatttttatgactcTTATTCTGTAATCACACTGAtattctctttcctctcttcctctttgtcctcaTGTGGCAAAGACAGTCAGAGTCTGTGCTAAGAAGCCTTAATTAGTGCACATCTGTCAAACAATCTCCTAAAATCAGTCGGCGGtacaaatcacaaacacagacctgaGGATCAAACTTTTCTAAAAAGAAGGCAGTCTACAGTTCGTATAGTCCTACATCACGACGCGAGAGAACCTGCAGTTTTAGAGAGCTTTCACGTCTCCAGAAGCGACCTGAAGGTTCACGCGGTTTCTtcatctgacaaaacaaacatcacaaagCCTGAAGCAGGAAGACAATCAAAACACATCGACACAGTCCCTCTGTGGTCCCGGGCAACTTCAACAGAGACAGCTCAGCTCAGGTCGACTCAGCTTCGGACAGATTTGCttttaatgctgcattcaagATGCGGTCAGAAGTCTGGAATTCCCAGGAAGTAGATTATATCTCCAGACATTATGTTTCAGTGTTGTAAAAATGCATGCCTCATGCAACAGCTAATATGTGGAATAAATATAGTAGTAATAAgtgcacattttaaataaatattatcgGCAAGTACTTCCTTTAGACTGAAGTTCATGCAATACTGAAAGCTGAAATGTAGTGTATTTAAAGGTCATTAAAAGGATTGCTGTGAGATGTCGAGGTTCTTTCTCTAATCTCCATTGTGGAATCGAAAACTTGAAACAATCACTTCGACCAAGATGCAAGCAGCAAATTCAAACTTCTGAACTTTTCTGGAACGCAGCATTAGCACCCTGCACATCATCAATCTGTCATTTCTTGGCATTACTCATGCAAAAATAACTTTCAGGGTCTTATTATAGCACACTGCTCGCGTCATTCCTGACTCCAATTTTGGTGATTTTCAGTTTTCCCTTTAGGCTGATGGATGGCTGCTTATTGGACGTCAAAATTCCACATTTAATCAACCTTAATTCAGGACAGAAAACTGCTGAGGACTGTTGCCTTCAAAGGACAGTAAGGAGATACGTTCAGGTGACCTCAGCAGGAATCAAATCTCTGACTTGTAGATAATCATGAATATTCTGCCACATACTGATGACCCTGAACTCTTAAGGACAGTCTTGTGGATCCTCTCTGACTGTAGTTACAGCTGTCAATCAACACAGGGACAGACATGTCTTCTCGGACAATGTCtaggatatttttaaaaatccatcacCACATAAGAGAAAGACATCAATGCTGAAATGGACGTGGGTAACATCAGAAAACTGAGGATTATGGAGCAAATCCATCATGTAAAAGTGATTTAATTCCCTTTCGGGGGGGTTAAACTAATATCTGAAATGTTTCCTATAGTATCTCCATAGGACCAGGAAGCGCATTGAGAGCAAGATGAGGGGAAATTACTCAATGACCTGCTTTGCCAGCAATAATATCCTTACTGATACAGCGAGGGATCACAGTACTAACAGGCTGTTGTTACTGTGTTTCCCCTGCTGCACTGCAAGCAGCACCTAACAATGAGGTAACCTAATTTTGTGCTGTAAGTAAAGGAAAATCTATTCTGCAGTGTGACATTCTTGGTCGTAAATAAGGCCCAAAGTTGACCCTCTGGTTTACCTCTAGCCTGGACTGGCTCACATGCCCCCTGACAAACGGAAGATTTAGAGTGACCCTTTATTTAGCTCAATTTTGCCCAACCATGTCCAGAAGCCCCGGTCTTGTGCCACTATAAGGTCTATAAACCAGACCAGTCCgagaaaagaagacattttGCGGCCGGCTGCAGATGGATCAGAGGCAGACCTCCGGGCCCGGGTACGGTTCCCCTCCGCACCAGAAATCCGGAGGCTGTGAGATCTCCATGAGCCAGacctccttctccttctgctccttctgctctgtgtttttaaccTCCGCTTCTGTCAGAACCCTGTAATAGTGACAGTCTCTGCCGTCGTCCGGGTCGTATGGCGGGGCCAGGATGTCCATGAACGCCGTCGGGCCGTCCACTGCGTCGATCTGGTGGAGGTTGTCCCGGTCAGGGGAGAGGACGCACGGGCCGCTCTCCTCTGTGTACTCCCCGGTGGAGCGGAGCACGGAGCGCCGCAGAGCGCCCATCTGGGCCGGGGGAAGCGAAGGCGCAGCCTGCGTGCTGCCGGATGGTCGCTCCAGCCTGTCGAAGCAGCTGATCCTGACCTTGCCGTACATGACTTTGAGCACGCCGTGCATCCCCGGGTGGTCGTGCAGGGGGATGGACGCGCCGCTCTTCAGCAGGAACACCCCCATGCTGAAGTGGTCCGTCTCGCAGATGTGCATATAGGTGACCGGGGGCGCCCCGTGGTGGTACGGGAGCGCAGGGGGCACGCCGGGCGTGCTGTCGTCGGCTCTCCGCGGGACGAGCTTCAGGTCCGCCGCTCGCACTTCCGTCATCAGGCTCTTCAGTTTGCCGTGGTTCTCCAGGAAAGACTTACCGGCATCCTCGCCGACCCGGGGCGGGCTCCTGAAGGTAACAAGAGCCTGCCGAGCTATTCTCTGAACGATGGAGGTCATGTTGCTGTCGCCTGGCATCATACCGGAGCGAGGAACGACGCTGCCCGGTCTACACTTGTCGTTCCTTAACGGTAGCACTGTGGCTAGCGCCAAAGGTCGTCTATTAGCACGATGACTCACTCCGCTGACTTCTTCCTCCTCGGATTTTAGGCCCTGTGGATGGTATGTAGTATGACCTCTGAGAGTCTCATGATTTCATAAgaaatttgtgaaaaaaaatacatatttttcatCACTTAACGTATGAAAAATTACATACAATATAAAGTCAGTGAGGGTGAAAATCTGATAAAAGcctgaataaaaacaacaaacatcaaaataacTAAACCTTCATCCTAAaagactgagaaagaaaaaagaaatctatgGTTTTAACCCTTCATATCCAAACCTAAgtgtaaataaaaatctgtccaTTATGTGCACTGCTCTCTGGGTTGTTGTGGTCTATGTTAGCATACAGACTGGTGTGTAAATGGACAGACTCATGGATGGATTACAGAACATGGTTTTACAGAGAAGTAAAAccagaaaaaagacacaaagtgacacacaaaacaactacaaagagacataaaaaaaaagaccataAAGACACACAAGTGAGGATAGATGCAAAATGATGACATAGATGggtaaaatgaagaaaaagatgtGTAGAttacgagagagagagagagcgagacacTACACAATCAGCCATTCTGTGGGTCTTACTCCTATGGAGGATGGGGGCTTTAAACATGTTGGTGCCCAGAGGCCTAATGTCTGTccaacagaaaaatatacaaaaataagaaaatgtcacaaaataatttaaatgtaattttaacaaaaaatgaattacttatatttttatttaaggAGGACTTATCTCGCTTTCTTTATTTAATGCCTCGCACTTTAAGATGACACTGTGGTAGACCGAGATGAGGGCAGAGTGAGACCTcacctcttttttccttctcttcgGTCAGCTTAACACGGCGTTCATTGCCCATTCGGTACGATCTGTTCTCAGCTCCTTCACGTGTTCATTCATTCGTGTTTTTTCCTCATGAACACATGAGGATTTGTATATAGGGAAAGAACTCAAAGAGTAAATG is a window encoding:
- the adob gene encoding 2-aminoethanethiol (cysteamine) dioxygenase b, which translates into the protein MMPGDSNMTSIVQRIARQALVTFRSPPRVGEDAGKSFLENHGKLKSLMTEVRAADLKLVPRRADDSTPGVPPALPYHHGAPPVTYMHICETDHFSMGVFLLKSGASIPLHDHPGMHGVLKVMYGKVRISCFDRLERPSGSTQAAPSLPPAQMGALRRSVLRSTGEYTEESGPCVLSPDRDNLHQIDAVDGPTAFMDILAPPYDPDDGRDCHYYRVLTEAEVKNTEQKEQKEKEVWLMEISQPPDFWCGGEPYPGPEVCL